A single genomic interval of Camelina sativa cultivar DH55 chromosome 11, Cs, whole genome shotgun sequence harbors:
- the LOC104724521 gene encoding uncharacterized protein LOC104724521 translates to MASILGDLPSFDPHNFSQHRPSDPSNPSRMIPTTYRPTHNRTLPPPDQVITTEVKNILIRSFYQRAEEKLRPKRPASDHLAAEHGNKHFRAAASSSSSTQGL, encoded by the exons ATGGCGTCGATTCTGGGTGATTTGCCTTCTTTTGATCCTCACAATTTCAGTCAACATCGTCCCTCCGATCCTTCTAATCCCTCT AGGATGATACCTACCACCTATCGTCCTACTCACAACCGTACACTTCCACCACCAGATCAAG TGATAACTACAGAAGTGAAAAACATACTCATACGCAGCTTCTATCAACGAGCTGAAGAAAAG TTGAGACCAAAGAGACCGGCTTCAGACCATCTGGCAGCAGAGCACGGGAACAAGCATTTCCGCGCTGCTGCGTCTTCTTCGTCATCTACTCAGGGATTATAA
- the LOC104724520 gene encoding disease resistance protein RML1A-like produces MASSSLFTTRIRRYQVFPSFHGPDVRKGFLSHLQNHFASKGITTFKDQEIERGQTIRPELVLAIRQSRVSIVLLSKKYASSSWCLDELVEIFKCKEAFGQIVMTIFYEVDPSDVRKQRGDFGSAFEKTCQGKTEEVKQSWSKALTDVANIEGEHSLNWANEAAMIRKIAADVSNNLNITPSRDFDGKVGLGAHLTKLNSLLWPGCYDPKPKKIIGIWGPAGIGKTTIARALFNQLSGGFQLKCFMGNLKGSLKSIVGVDSHESKRSLQQLLLSKILNQVDIKTDHLGAIRDRLKDQRVLIILDDVDDLEQLEVLAYNSSWFGSGSRVIVTTEDKKILKAHGIQDIYHVDYPSVKEAFEILCLSAFKQTCIPRGFEELVYKVANLCDYLPLGLCVVGSSLRGESKHEWELQLSRIETSLHGKIEDVLKVGYNRLSKKDQSLFLHIACFFNNEVVNYVMSMLSDCNLDVGNGLKTLADKSLVHISTNGRIVMHHHLLQQLGRQIVLEQFDEAGKRQFLIEAEEIHDVLTTETGTGSVIGISYDTSNIGEVSVSKGAFEGMRNLRFLRIYRSLFGGKGTLQIPQDMEYLPRLRLLHWDHYPRKNLPPRFQPERLVELHMEHSYFEKLWGGIQRLPNLKSINLSYSRRLKEIPNLSNATNLETLKLTKCASLVELPSSISSLHKLSKLNMRGCSKLRVIPTKINLASLEKVDMSYCSKLSRFPDISSNIKTLRVGKTKIKDVPPSVAGCWSRLECLKIGSSSLKTLTHAPLSITSLDLSNSDIKMIPDCVINLPHLIDLIVVNCQKLVTIQALPPSLETLNANDCVSLKRVWFSFHNPFMVLTFYNCLKLDEESRRVIMQQSVYEYICLPGTEIPAEFSHKAAGRSITVPVAPGTFSASSRLKACFRLLPVGHRYHSISCTRMSKRGVAIKICDLAWSSACPPRSEHLFIFHGKLYHGQRNRWPEVDVTISEILFKFNCSFDGNIIECGVQSMTEEAEDSSSSEAENFETESSRSESDFETESSSSEVDYCETEGNNHHTYGDEDYEAEGSKLSVMLKFSIELLRDQDLIQKDFRLKQ; encoded by the exons atggcttcttcttctttgttcacaACTCGCATCAGGAGATACCAAGTCTTTCCGAGTTTCCACGGTCCAGATGTCCGCAAAGGATTTCTCAGTCATTTACAAAATCACTTTGCAAGCAAAGGTATCACGACGTTCAAGGACCAGGAGATCGAGAGAGGTCAGACGATTAGACCTGAGCTCGTACTAGCGATTAGACAATCACGAGTCTCGATTGTGTTGCTCTCAAAGAAGTATGCTTCTTCCAGCTGGTGTTTAGATGAACTCGTTGAAATCTTCAAGTGTAAAGAAGCTTTTGGGCAGATTGTGATGACTATTTTTTACGAGGTTGATCCGTCAGATGTACGGAAACAGAGGGGAGACTTCGGGAGCGCTTTCGAAAAGACTTGTCAAGGGAAAACTGAAGAGGTAAAGCAGAGTTGGAGCAAAGCTTTGACCGATGTCGCAAACATAGAAGGGGAGCACTCTCTTAATTG GGCTAATGAAGCAGCGATGATCCGAAAGATTGCTGCAGATGTTTCAAACAACCTGAATATCACACCGTCCAGGGATTTTGACGGGAAGGTGGGACTTGGAGCTCACTTGACAAAACTGAACTCTTTGTTATGGCCTGGCTGTTATGATCCGAAGCCGAAGAAGATTATTGGAATTTGGGGTCCTGCAGGAATTGGTAAGACAACCATTGCTAGAGCTTTATTTAACCAACTCTCTGGTGGTTTTCAACTTAAATGTTTTATGGGGAACCTCAAGGGAAGTCTTAAGAGCATAGTGGGTGTCGATAGCCATGAATCCAAGAGGTCTCTGCAACAGCTACTTCTGTCTAAGATTTTGAACCAAGTGGATATAAAGACAGATCATTTAGGTGCAATAAGAGATCGGCTGAAAGATCAAAGAGTGCTCATCATTCTTGACGATGTAGATGATCTAGAGCAATTAGAGGTTTTGGCTTACAACTCTTCTTGGTTTGGTTCTGGAAGTCGGGTCATCGTTACCACTGAAGATAAGAAGATTCTCAAGGCTCACGGAATTCAAGATATCTACCATGTGGATTATCCATCCGTGAAAGAAGCTTTTGAGATCTTATGTCTCTCTGCTTTCAAACAAACTTGTATACCAAGAGGTTTTGAAGAGCTTGTATATAAAGTAGCAAATCTTTGCGACTACCTTCCATTAGGCCTTTGTGTCGTGGGTTCATCTTTGCGTGGGGAGAGCAAGCACGAGTGGGAACTTCAATTATCTAGGATCGAAACTAGCCTTCATGGAAAAATTGAGGACGTATTAAAAGTGGGCTATAACAGATTGTCGAAGAAAGATCAATCTCTATTCCTGCACATTGCATGCTTCTTCAACAATGAAGTCGTAAATTATGTGATGTCTATGCTTTCTGACTGTAACTTGGATGTTGGAAATGGCTTGAAGACCCTAGCCGATAAATCTCTCGTGCATATATCTACTAATGGACGGATAGTGATGCACCACCATCTACTACAACAATTGGGTAGACAGATAGTTCTTGAACAGTTTGACGAAGCCGGGAAACGTCAATTTTTAATCGAGGCCGAAGAGATTCACGATGTATTGACAACCGAAACG GGTACTGGATCTGTCATAGGTATATCATATGATACATCCAATATCGGAGAGGTTTCTGTGAGTAAAGGGGCTTTTGAAGGAATGCGTAATCTCCGTTTCCTAAGAATCTATAGGAGTTTGTTTGGTGGCAAAGGTACTTTGCAAATACCACAAGATATGGAGTATTTACCTCGTCTTAGGTTACTACATTGGGATCATTACCCGAGAAAAAATCTTCCTCCAAGATTTCAGCCGGAACGTCTCGTCGAACTTCATATGGAACACAGTTACTTTGAGAAGCTGTGGGGAGGAATCCAg CGCCTCCCTAATCTGAAGAGCATAAATCTGAGCTATTCCCGTAGATTGAAAGAAATCCCAAATCTGTCAAATGCTACTAATCTCGAGACGTTGAAACTTACGAAGTGCGCCAGTTTGGTGGAGCTTCCCTCCTCTATTTCGAGTCTACACAAACTGAGTAAGTTGAATATGAGGGGCTGCTCCAAGCTACGTGTTATTCCCACCAAGATCAACCTAGCGTCTCTTGAGAAAGTTGACATGAGTTATTGCTCGAAATTGAGTAGATTTCCAGATATCTCCAGTAACATCAAGACTCTCCGTGTcggaaaaacaaagataaaagatgTCCCTCCATCCGTTGCTGGATGTTGGTCTCGTCTTGAGTGCCTTAAGATTGGCAGCAGCAGCCTCAAGACATTAACACATGCCCCGCTAAGTATAACTTCGCTAGATCTTAGTAACAGCGATATAAAGATGATTCCAGATTGCGTCATAAACCTCCCGCATCTAATAGATCTTATCGTTGTAAACTGCCAAAAGCTCGTGACAATTCAAGCTCTTCCTCCCTCGCTCGAAACCTTAAATGCAAACGACTGTGTATCACTCAAGAGAGTATGGTTCTCTTTCCATAACCCATTCATGGTACTCACATTCTACAACTGCTTGAAACTGGatgaagaatcaagaagagTAATCATGCAACAATCAGTTTACGAGTATATATGCTTACCAGGTACAGAAATACCAGCAGAGTTCAGTCACAAAGCTGCAGGGAGGTCCATAACAGTCCCAGTCGCTCCGGGTACTTTCTCTGCTTCCTCAAGATTAAAGGCTTGCTTTCGACTTTTGCCAGTGGGCCACCGGTATCACAGTATAAGTTGTACTCGAATGAGCAAAAGAGGTGTTGCAATTAAAATCTGTGACTTGGCATGGTCTTCAGCTTGCCCTCCTCGGTCGGAACATCTGTTTATATTCCATGGTAAATTGTATCATGGGCAACGAAACAGATGGCCTGAAGTGGACGTCACTATAAGTGAGATTCTTTTTAAGTTCAACTGTTCCTTCGATGGCAATATTATTGAGTGTGGTGTACAGAGCATGACGGAGGAAGCTGAGGATAGTAGCAGCAGCGAAGCAGAGAACTTT